Proteins found in one Halobaculum sp. MBLA0147 genomic segment:
- a CDS encoding DUF84 family protein: MHVGVGSGNPVKRAATERALTSDHDAFGVEATVETEPVPSGVSEQPRGHEETRRGAVTRAAAVLAAGEYDLGVGIEGGVVDADEAVAPVADAVTAAAEAGETGGVAAAGGDSGDAAPPGGDDLRLVMWAAVTDGERTEVAAGPSLPLPPVVATRVRDGEELGPVMDDELDETGVARDRGAAGVVTGGRVDREAALAAAVAGALGPFAATEVW, translated from the coding sequence ATGCACGTCGGAGTCGGGTCGGGGAACCCGGTGAAACGCGCTGCGACGGAGCGAGCACTGACGAGCGACCACGACGCGTTCGGCGTCGAGGCGACCGTCGAGACGGAGCCGGTCCCGTCGGGTGTCTCCGAGCAGCCGCGTGGCCACGAGGAGACGCGCCGTGGGGCGGTGACGCGAGCCGCTGCGGTACTCGCGGCCGGCGAGTACGACCTCGGCGTCGGCATCGAGGGTGGCGTCGTCGACGCCGACGAGGCGGTGGCGCCGGTCGCGGACGCCGTCACCGCGGCCGCCGAGGCGGGCGAGACGGGGGGTGTGGCAGCCGCGGGAGGCGACAGTGGCGACGCCGCCCCGCCGGGTGGTGACGACCTGAGGCTCGTGATGTGGGCGGCCGTCACGGACGGCGAGCGGACCGAAGTCGCCGCCGGGCCGTCACTCCCGCTGCCGCCGGTGGTCGCCACGCGGGTCCGCGACGGGGAGGAGCTCGGTCCGGTGATGGACGACGAACTCGACGAGACCGGCGTCGCACGCGACCGCGGGGCTGCGGGTGTCGTCACCGGCGGGCGTGTGGACCGCGAGGCCGCGTTGGCCGCCGCCGTCGCGGGTGCGCTCGGTCCGTTCGCCGCGACCGAAGTCTGGTGA
- a CDS encoding transcription initiation factor IIB family protein: MTERRSLRSRRRDEETTTEETEQDEGLNCPECGGQVINDEAHGESVCADCGLVVEEDDIDRGPEWRAFDAKEKDEKSRVGAPTTNTMHDKGLSTNIDWRDQDAYGRSLDSRQRQKMRRLRKWNERFRTRDSKERNLKQALGEIDRMASALGLPENVRETASVIYRRALDEDLLPGRSIEGVSTACTYAAARMADVPRSLDEISEVSRVGKDEVARTYRYVVRELKLEVKPADPESYVPRFASDLELSDETELRAKELLENAKEKGIHSGKSPVGLAAAAVYAAALLTNEKTTQAAVSEVADISEVTIRNRYHELLEAESGLAA, translated from the coding sequence ATGACTGAGAGACGTTCGCTTCGTTCCCGGCGTCGGGACGAGGAGACGACGACCGAAGAGACGGAACAGGACGAGGGCCTGAACTGCCCGGAGTGCGGTGGGCAGGTCATCAACGACGAGGCACACGGCGAGAGCGTCTGTGCCGACTGTGGGCTCGTCGTCGAGGAGGACGACATCGACCGTGGGCCGGAGTGGCGCGCGTTCGACGCGAAGGAGAAAGACGAGAAGTCGCGTGTGGGTGCGCCGACGACGAACACGATGCACGACAAGGGTCTGTCGACCAACATCGACTGGCGCGACCAGGACGCCTACGGGCGGTCGCTCGACTCTCGCCAGCGCCAGAAGATGCGCCGCCTCCGCAAGTGGAACGAGCGGTTCCGGACCCGTGACTCCAAGGAACGGAACCTCAAGCAGGCACTCGGCGAGATCGACCGCATGGCGTCCGCGTTGGGCCTGCCGGAGAACGTCCGCGAGACCGCGAGCGTGATCTACCGTCGTGCACTCGACGAGGACTTGCTGCCGGGCCGGTCGATCGAGGGCGTCTCGACGGCGTGTACCTACGCCGCCGCCCGGATGGCCGACGTGCCGCGCTCGCTCGACGAGATCAGCGAGGTGTCCCGCGTCGGCAAAGACGAGGTCGCGCGGACGTACCGCTACGTCGTCCGCGAGCTGAAGCTCGAGGTCAAGCCCGCCGATCCCGAGAGCTACGTCCCGCGGTTCGCCTCCGACCTGGAGCTGTCCGACGAGACGGAACTGCGCGCGAAGGAACTGCTGGAGAACGCCAAGGAGAAGGGGATCCACTCCGGGAAGTCGCCCGTCGGACTGGCGGCCGCCGCGGTGTACGCCGCCGCGCTGTTGACCAACGAGAAGACGACGCAAGCCGCCGTCAGCGAGGTGGCCGACATCTCCGAGGTCACGATCCGCAATCGCTACCACGAACTGCTGGAAGCAGAGAGCGGCCTCGCAGCCTGA